The DNA segment CCATCTCAGCATCCCCCCTACTAGCTGAGAACATCTCAGTATCCTCCCTGTCGTAGCTGACCCCATCTTAGCATCCTCCCCTTCTTAGCTAACTTGGCTATTAAAGCCTATCTCAGCATCCTCCACCTCCTAGCTTAGCTCATATCAGCATCTCCCAGCTGAGCTTAACTCAGCATCCCCATTCCTTTGAGCCCATCTCAGAATCCTCCCCTCCTATCTAAGCCCATCTCAGCATCATCTCCTATCTAAAGCCCATCTCAGCAGCTTCCCTGCTAGCTGAGCCCTTTCTAGTATCCTCCCCTACTAGCTAAGAACAGCTGATTATCCATTCTGTCGTAGCTCATTCCATTTCAGCATCTTCCCCCTCATAGCTGAGCCCATCTCAGCATCGTCTCCTTCTACCTAAGCCTAACTCGGCATCTTCCCTCCCTCCTTGCTGAGCTCATCTCGGCATCCCTTCCCAGCTAAGCCCATCCCATTAGTACTCCACCTCCTCCCTGGCCCATCTTAGCATCCTTCACTCTTGGTTGAGCCCATCTCACCATCCCAAACCCTCCTAACTGAGCCTGTCTCAATATCCTTCCCCTCCTTTGCTGAGCTCATCTCAGCATCCTCTCCTCCTAGCTGAGCCCATCTCAGCATTTTCCACCTCCTACCTGAGCCCATCTCATCATCTTCCCCCTACCAGCTGAGCCCATTTTAGCATCCTTCCCTTCCAAGCTGATCTCATCTTtgccttctccttctccttgcTGAGCCTATCTTAGCTTCCTTCCCCTCCTAACTATCTCATCATCTTCCCCCTACCAGCTGAGCCCATTTTAGCATCCTTCCCTTCCAAGCTGATCTCATCTCTGCCTTCTCCTTGCTGAGCCTATCTTAGCTTCCTTCCCCTCCTAACTGAGATGGGGAGAATGCTAAGATGGGCTCAGCTAGGAAGGGAGGATGCTGAGATGGGATCAGTGAGAATGGTTAGGATGGTGATATGGGTTCAGCTAGGAGTATGATGCCAAGCTGAGATGTGCTGAGATGGATACAGCGTAGAGATGGACGATATTGAGATGGGCTCAGCAGAAGGAGGATGCTGATATGGGCTCAGCTAAGAGGGGAGGATGCTGAGATGGGCATAGCTAGGAGGGGAGGATGCTGGGATGGGCTTAGCTAGGAGGGGGATGCTGAGATGGGCTTAGCTAGGAAGAAGAGATGCTGAGGTGGGTTCAGCAAGGAGGTGATTCTGAGATGGGCTTAGCAAAGTTAGCTAAGAGGGGGAGGATGCTGAGATGGGCTCAGCTAGGAGTGGGAGATGCAGAACATGGTTCAGCTAGGAGGGGGAGAATGCCAAGATGGGCTCAGCTAGGAGAGAGAATGCTGAGATGGACTGGGCTTAGAGGGATGGAGGATACTGAGGTGGGCTCAGCTAGCAAGAGGAGGGAGGATGCTGAGACTGAGAGGCTCAGCATGGAAGGGGAAGGTTGTCAGATGGGCTTAGCCAGGGGGCGGGGTGTCAAAAATGGACTCCTTTAATAGGAGTAAGAAataaaagacagaaagaaattcATGCCAAAGTCACACTGCTGAAATGCAACTCTAGAAAAATCATTACCCATGTACCATGAACCACTTTGAcatttgttttttgtgtgtgattttaGCATCAGAAAATACccatatcaaaattttgtccGTAAAAAGACATTGTGAAAGCTCGCTCCTATGAATTCAGTTTGAGATGACCAATTGCATCCATATTTCAAAGTTATTTGGTTATTGTTCATCAACAGAGAGTAAAAACACAGTTCAATGTTTTCAGGAATGGAGCAACGTAATTCTGGTGCTCCCAGACCCAAGATCAATTTCCCAACAAGAATTTTGGGGAGATTTTCTATTTCTGATTCTTTCCAATAATTACATATTgatcattattttcaatatcatcctGCACTCTGAATctgtttgtttgaaaaataaatgatttggtGTCTGGAACAAAAACAATTTCCAAGCCCTgtcaatattacataaaatctcTGTGAATGAAATATATGGCTGCTTGACAATCCAATCATATTCAGTTTGGGCTGTCTCGAGTGCGAGATCGAATGCGATCTTCTCTGATGACAAAATTCAGCCCAAGTGGGACTGACAAGGGCTTACAAAACAGGAAATTCAACTCCTCACTTCCTCCTGTATCTGTCTTTGTTGTTCGTAACCCATAAACATTCGCCTTCCGTTGCCCCCTTCTATATTTCTCCCTTGTCCCACTGTGGATCAATACAGACTCACTCactccctccctcccctccaCCCTTCCCACTCTAAAAAATAGCTTTCTTCTTATCTTACTCTACGTCATCGCCAACttacccccacccctccctctcccttCTTCATTACTCTCCCCTTCAGCTACCCAAAAGCTTGCTCCATGGACATCTACTTAGTATTCTGTGCAAGCCCTTCACTCAAAGAGAGCAGTCTGATTGTACAGCCTAATGTACCTGTCAATGACCTGTGTACAAAGAGTGTCTCATTGaattggcggggggggggggttcttatttttatttggcaaccagtcaatttgactattttcgccatagtatatatcatattattaaCATTTGTTTccttaaaatggaaaaaagtaaaattcaaatatttatttttttttcctttcttttttctttttcttttctatgttttttttttggggggggcaagtttatttgtgctagtcttgtgtgaagacccacttgttgataaaagtttcagtaataacaataatactaataatccgcttttatagcgcttaatacatcagaaCAACGTCTGTAAGCGctttacaaatatattattaccccggtcatcggatcatGGCATGcctgcacacaatgtatgcaccttctccactccctggggattcctccaacaagagttcaaagactcaattgctaggcatactacataggctttcgcatcctaccgggtacccatttaacacctgggtggagagtggcaaattgtggactgataccttgccaaaggatacTAGGCCATAGTGGGATTGAAatcctctgattacaaggcgagagtcacgGTCTGTGTCAGCATACTAGCCTCCACTCCCTCTCTTGTTCACCTGCTGCTAACAAATTTATTTCTGTTTCAAACTTTTGCTCCTTCTACACTCATATCCTCTCCCGTCCACACCCCAGAAGCCTGCTCCATCCTTCATTTTGTCTGATAAGTGTTTCTTCTGAACCTTTTGTCCATTTTGCATttcatagccccccccccccaccaccctACCAACATCACAATACTTTGTATAAAAGCTTGCTCCACTCCCCTACATCTTGTTTCATAACAAACCGTTTCTTCTGAACTATTGCCCATCTGTTTCAAACTTTTACTCCTTCTACACTCATATCCTCTCCCATCCACACCCCGCCCCTTTCCAGTTCCACAATCCTTTATGTGGAAGCTTGCCCCGCCCTCCCTCCTTCATTTTATCTGATAAGTGTTTCTTCTGAACTTTTGTCCATTTTGCATtctatagccccccccccacctcaccCACTTCACAATACTTTGTATAAAAGCTTGCTTCACCCCCAAAATCTTGTATCATAACGAAATGTTTTTTCTGAACTATTGCCCATCCTACTGCCCCCCACCCCCGCTTTCCCCTCCTAATTCCACAATCCTCCTCCATCTTGTCTGATAAAAAAACtgttttcttctgaaattttgtcCATTTGGCATTCTCTTGCTCCCCTTCCCCTACAAGTCTGACAACCATATGTTGAAGCTTATTCCATCCCCTGCCTCAGTCATCTTGTTTAATAACAAACTGTTTCTTCTGAACTATCATCAATTTTGCATTCtattgccacccccccccccccttccctgcCAATCCCACAATCCTTTATATGGAAGCCTCCTCCACCCCTAgcatccccctcccccttatCCATCTTGTCTGATATAAAAAGACTGTTTTCTTCTATTGCCCATTCTGCATTAcattgccccctccccccccccccccccatcccttgCTATAACATCGTAAATTGTGACTGATAagaggcctacatacatgtatatgtaaatccatactttttctctttttttttcaaagaaactaGTATGAAAATGAATAGGAAATTAACaaatgttgccaatttaaaGAGCAAACACAGATCAATCATGCCCTCAAAAAACTGTGCACCTCTCTGAATATTCTAATTTGCCACTGGAGCAACTGTCACCCGAACATATGTCAAGGAATCGTACTCATAGAGCTCCCTTCTCTCTATTTCCAGAAATGATGTTCATATGTAAAGGACAACATGTTACACAAATTACTACATTAACTTCAGATTAACCAACTTACTGCACATATATCCACTGTATGCCGATCAAGGCCAATGCACTTTACTGAGATTTAAACACTCTTTTTAAAAAGTCTGTCTAGCTTCTGAACAAGTGAAAACATCTAAACCAGTCAGTCATAACTGCTAATCTTCTTGACTCCTACTCATAGCACAGCATAGAAATGAGATTAGAATGTCTCCCCCTTTTTACATTGATAGCGACTGTAGATGGCTAAAAGGACGTTACAGATTTATAACAGGTATTGCGGTAACATCCTTTTTGCTCTTATCCTTCTGACAACATGGCTTTAAATGCCAAGGTCTCATAGACTGTAACATATGCAGAGAAACTACATTGTGGTCTCCTTTTAGAAGAAAAATCCATGTACTACATTGCATATCATGTGTGTCCCACAGAGTGTGATAGTATGTAGATACTAGATTTAAACTTGAGaagtgaaaaatattatttctcatTGCAGCTTCCAAAGGACCACTTCACAATGCTGCAGCTacaacttaaagataaatgccagttattgcatttctttttccaaagtgattttatcttgcctgccatgacccaaattagggtcaatatatcatacatgtatcaaccctaattttggtcattctactttGAGAATTTCGCtagcccaattcgggcaagtagttgtGGTCTTTACTTCataacacttgcccgactctaacttttacttgcccgggcaatcgggcaagtgcttacatgtatgtagcacTCTGTATCAAGTAGAGCACTTCTATAAGCTTTAACTAAGactataatgaaaaaaaaacaattggtATCAATATGCTTGACAAGCTAGCTTCATATCAAACTGAAGAACATAGGACAAAGAATAACTATTCACTGGTGAACAATTCCAAAAAATGTATACATCTATAGTGCAATTCATGTACACGTAGATGAATATGACAATGAAATATGTGTTCAATGTGTAAAATATGGATATTATTAAAACTAAACTGAACAGAATGATGTGTAATGTTAGATTTTGGACACTACCAACTGCCAACCGGACTGTGCatgatatgaatgaaaatgcaCTTGTGATGTGAAATGGCAGAAAAGGTCCTCAGATTGCAGAAATGATGATCTGTGGACAAAGAGACACAATCCAATAACCAAACAAATAAATGGTCAAGAGACAATGGCTTACTAGCAATAAAAGGTGTCCTGTGATACATCAATTCAAAAATCTGTTGAGCCTTTATGAGAAAATGATATACTTTGGCCTGATGACCTGattacaaaatttcaattttgtttcatttctccctgttATGAAATAATAgcaacatttacatgtatgtggacAACAAGATAacactaaaaacaaaacatgtttgtatacatgcattttttaaataaagaattcAAAAGAAAGAATAGACAAGAACTTCCACATTagactaaaaacaaaacaaattgacaagagaAAACCTGTGGATTTTTACAGGTGATGTTAGTTTAGATAATGATGTAAAAGTAAAGTCAATTTACGCTCTACAATGTACAAGACGAACTTCCGTTTACCTATTACAAAAAGTCCATTTCCTCCCGTTTGTTCGAAACCTTGCTCACATGTATGGACTTCACACACAGCTGCAATAATTTGCTTTAAACGATGTTGAATGAATAGTGCAATAGCAAACACTATAGCACAATGAAAATACATGACAAATAAATGAACGTAATCgtaaaagaggaaatatacaaaatgaagCCTTAATGAAGGCCATTATACATACATAATCTAGAATGAAAGAAACAGAATGATTTGTTTCATAATTGTGATCATGACGATGGGTTTTCAATGTAGATTAATGAGTTTGTGTGAAAGCAGTCTAATGctagggagcatttcatgaaacaaatactgttataagctactgaaatccttgcatctgattggctgagaacaaGGAAGTCTGTAAAATCACTTGGGTATTTGCTTCATGAGACAGTCCCTGATATTTGAAGAGCATGCTTTTGTTGCAAAGCAGATGTTAATATATCATGTTAATAGCTATAGGTTTTTTTAAATGCTTGCAGTAATCCACATGCTAATTATAAATGCTAAAAACAAAGCCATTCTTAAATGTTAAGTTCATTGCTTTTTTATACTGCTTACACAAATGCATGCAGTAATTCACATTAACTTTCCAAATCCTCATTACTTTAAATGTCAAAGTAGgaggacaagaaaaaaagatttctgCTGAATATTACAGTCCAAAGCAGCTACATTTCAATAGGTATCACAATATCGATTGTGATCTCATCTTTTTTGAGCCATTCaattgacaataataataacatgattGAGAAATTTGATACAGTTcatataaaaaagaacaattgaTCATGTTTTTTAGAAAATTGCTCAACCAgttgtttgaaaaagaaaagagttcGAAatctaaacataaaataatatttattttccaagtAACCCTTATCAGGCCCTTTCCTCCGCTTTTCCATATCTGATTTTATATTCAGATTGGCAAGTGAACATGATAATATTCCATTCATGTTAACATTTGTGACACACTTGGCTAcctaggcccgtattctgaagtcgagtttaacttaaactaaggtttaaagttgtggtttaagtatggacagccaattgttgcataaatcactaacagtagagatatatttcagctcatttgactctcaattcattcataattgtgtaggaagtataaatgaatgattgtcttcaccatctaTGAAtaaggaaagagcacagtgaacataagaaacatacaacttaataaaaattttgacttttggcttcccatatttaaaccacaactttaatcCTGAGTTTCAGTTAAACCCGACCAGAATACGGGCCCTAGAGTTAAACCACATATTTAGACCACAGTTTAAGTATTAGACTTACCTTAGGCTTCATGGTGTGGAACTTTGGTGATTCCCACAAATGACTTCCTGGAACGGAATACCCTTGGCTATCAACGATTGGGGATGGTCTCCGCAGAGTGGCTAAACTCTCATCACTCAATGACCTCTTGATGAGGATAGGCTCAGCGTATTCTCCCATAATGGGGGATAAATTAGTCCTCCGTGCTTCTTCCACATTTCTCCGATGGGTCCTTGGTGAAAGGTTCGGTATCAAGGCACTATCGGTCATTCGCCGCTGTGTTTCTGGTGAAACGCATCCTGAATCTTCAAGCGGTGATGTGGGCGGTGATAAGAGCTTGGATCTCTCCTTAGCGACAGTTTCTGGAGATATCAGTTTGAGGTTAGGTGGCTGACGCCTTTGTGGGGGGTGGTTTGGTAATTTGGGTGGAGTTTCGGGTATTGGAGGGGGTCGCGAGGTTGGGTGGACTTCTGCCTGTTTAGGTAACGGAGATGCCAGCCTAGGTCTCCGACCCACAGGTGACTTAAGGATATTCAACAATGACGACTGATTATTTTTGTCAATAACCAGAGAATCAACAACCTTTTTCCCAGGTTTGGGATAAACCTCAGACACCTGCTCATATTTATGATATCCATTCAGAGAGGTATTATCTTCTGTTTCAACATTATGATTGCAATTTCTACTGCAGTTCTCAGGGTTAACCCGATAGTATTCTGGAGACCCATCGGCTCTCCTTGCACTTCTTGTTCTTGGCACTGGTTGACCAGTTTTCAGTTCCCTCAAGACGTCACCATTTGACAAGCAATGTTTCAATCGCAACGCTTTGCTCTTATCGTACGCATCCTGAATGTTAGTTCGCTTTGGCTCGGGCAATCTGGTTCTGGACAGGTTCTGACCTTCCTCATCCTCGTCATTCACAATGATTAGCACCTGCCCATTACTCTGCTCAAGCTTACTCTGGTTGTATATGTCCTGTTCGAAAGTTCTTTCTGGTTTTTGGGGACCATGGTTTGCATCACACGTAATGGAATCTCTTCTATCAGTTACAGGATCGGTTTTAGCAGGTGTAGGATCTGGTTCAAGAAGAACAGGGTCTTGTTTAATGGGAACAGGATCTGGTCTATGAGGAGCAGGATCTAGTTTTTGGAGTACAGGATCTGGTCTATGAGAAACTGGGTCTTGTCTATGGGGAACTGGATCTTGTTTATGGAGTACACGATCTGGACTATGAGGAACAGGATGTGGTTTATTGAGTACGGAGTCCGGTTTAGGAAGTACAGAATCTAGGCTACGTGGAGCAGGGTGTGGTTTATGGAGTTCAGAATCTGGTCTGAGAGCAGAAAGATCTGGTTTATGGAGTACCGAATCTGGTCTATGAGGAACAGGATCTGGCTTAGGGAGTACAGGATTTGGTCTGTGAGTAGGAAGATCCGGTTTATGGAGTACCGAATCTGGTCTACAAGGAACAGGATCTGGCTTAGGGAGTACAGGATTTGGTCTATGCGGACCATGGTCTGCTTTGTGGGGAACAGGATGTGGTTTATGAAATATGGGACTAGGGGTACGGGGAACAGAATCGGGTGATGAACTACCATCGCTTTTATGTCTTGTGTTGGTCTGACTTAGATCAAATGCAACTGACTCAAATTCAAGCACCAGGCTGTCCATACTACGAGACATTCTATTCTTCTGTAGAGGAGCAGGAGGCATTAGGCTGTCAGCTCCACTCCTTGTCAGGGACATGGTGCCATTAGGTGCTGTGGACTCACTGCTTGTGCGTATCCTACCGCCCTCTGGAACAGTCAACATCTTTGACTTTCGTTCGACAGCCATTGAGGACTTGCCATTCTCAAATGCGCTGACAATTGCCAACACAGAGTTCCTGACATTCTCCTCCCTCACTGCTCTAGTATCTCCTGTGAGAGGCCTGTCCCGCTTTGTTTGCACCACTGACTTCCCGTTGACCAATGGTTCCGATAGTGGCACTTTGATCTCCACTTTTCTCCTAGGTGACGGAAGGGGCTtgggtggaggaggaggagacaGTGGGCTTCGTTTGTGACCTGGATGCATGCTATGCTGACCATGCTTCTGTCGTGACACTTCCTTCCGATTGCCCGGCTCGTCATTGGTGAAATCCAGTTGCGTCCAGCGCTTCTGGTCAGGGCTGATGACCCTTGGTTGCCTGCACCGAAGGTTGGTGTCTTCACCCTTCCCTTCATCTGTGGTGCAATATAACAGTAAACAAAAGAATTTGATAATACTGAGGTGTTTTAAAAGGAATCACTAACCAGTCTGTAATTTCTGTCAGGCTTCAAATCTCATTAATAATCAGTCGGCTGACAAGACTTTCGGAGCCCAACACACAACCCACTAAAGTAATGTGCCATGAAGGTAATCTGCAACAATTgcttatgattatcatcattaaaggagattgaaaccattggaacaagataggttgtgtgaaaacagaaaattaaagaaacagatcaacgaaagtttgagaaaaatcggacaaataatgagaaagttatgagcatttgaatattgcgatcactaatgatatggagatagcaaattggcaatgcgacaaagatgtgtgatgtcacttgtgaacaactctccccattactttagaatatatttcacttgaattgcctcttttatcacatctatcactaaatcatactgttctttctacatgaagGCATGTACaaattttttaagaatacatcatggataaagagtttgtatcatcataagaaaaagcaaaaagaaacattttgagggtattttatagtccaccaaaggggaagttgttcatcagtgacatcacacatccttgtcgcattgccaatgtgaggatctccatagcattagtgattgcaatattcaaatgctcataactttctcactatttgtccgatttttctcaaactttctttattcttattctttgatttttctgtttctacacaagcctatttgttccaaaggtttcattcccctttaatattgcCATTCTGTTTTCATTTGTTAGTCGAATGAACAAAAAGTCTTTAGTCCTGCCTGATACAAATGGAACTCAGATTTATTCCAAGTGGATCCAAATTAGGTGCACTACGAAGCGATATGTTTGAAATCTCAGCATATTACAACCCCTCTGACCCCTGGCCTCGAGCATATTAATTACCTTTTGAACATGAATTGGTCAAC comes from the Lytechinus variegatus isolate NC3 chromosome 9, Lvar_3.0, whole genome shotgun sequence genome and includes:
- the LOC121422108 gene encoding titin-like isoform X2 gives rise to the protein MVIVMTSPQPVANHRPPLLPAKPEARPRRPLHLNLEEGQLRKRIHLFEELTNSCSKDEGKGEDTNLRCRQPRVISPDQKRWTQLDFTNDEPGNRKEVSRQKHGQHSMHPGHKRSPLSPPPPPKPLPSPRRKVEIKVPLSEPLVNGKSVVQTKRDRPLTGDTRAVREENVRNSVLAIVSAFENGKSSMAVERKSKMLTVPEGGRIRTSSESTAPNGTMSLTRSGADSLMPPAPLQKNRMSRSMDSLVLEFESVAFDLSQTNTRHKSDGSSSPDSVPRTPSPIFHKPHPVPHKADHGPHRPNPVLPKPDPVPCRPDSVLHKPDLPTHRPNPVLPKPDPVPHRPDSVLHKPDLSALRPDSELHKPHPAPRSLDSVLPKPDSVLNKPHPVPHSPDRVLHKQDPVPHRQDPVSHRPDPVLQKLDPAPHRPDPVPIKQDPVLLEPDPTPAKTDPVTDRRDSITCDANHGPQKPERTFEQDIYNQSKLEQSNGQVLIIVNDEDEEGQNLSRTRLPEPKRTNIQDAYDKSKALRLKHCLSNGDVLRELKTGQPVPRTRSARRADGSPEYYRVNPENCSRNCNHNVETEDNTSLNGYHKYEQVSEVYPKPGKKVVDSLVIDKNNQSSLLNILKSPVGRRPRLASPLPKQAEVHPTSRPPPIPETPPKLPNHPPQRRQPPNLKLISPETVAKERSKLLSPPTSPLEDSGCVSPETQRRMTDSALIPNLSPRTHRRNVEEARRTNLSPIMGEYAEPILIKRSLSDESLATLRRPSPIVDSQGYSVPGSHLWESPKFHTMKPKPVLRREKPPTKLPTHLEVEESRDKSWNGCAQEVMARTTKEAGLGSLDGKKEGFRQRSKLLTVSC
- the LOC121422108 gene encoding uncharacterized protein LOC121422108 isoform X1, giving the protein MVIVMTSPQPVANHRPPLLPAKPEARPRRPLHLNLEEGQLRKRIHLFEELTNSCSKDEGKGEDTNLRCRQPRVISPDQKRWTQLDFTNDEPGNRKEVSRQKHGQHSMHPGHKRSPLSPPPPPKPLPSPRRKVEIKVPLSEPLVNGKSVVQTKRDRPLTGDTRAVREENVRNSVLAIVSAFENGKSSMAVERKSKMLTVPEGGRIRTSSESTAPNGTMSLTRSGADSLMPPAPLQKNRMSRSMDSLVLEFESVAFDLSQTNTRHKSDGSSSPDSVPRTPSPIFHKPHPVPHKADHGPHRPNPVLPKPDPVPCRPDSVLHKPDLPTHRPNPVLPKPDPVPHRPDSVLHKPDLSALRPDSELHKPHPAPRSLDSVLPKPDSVLNKPHPVPHSPDRVLHKQDPVPHRQDPVSHRPDPVLQKLDPAPHRPDPVPIKQDPVLLEPDPTPAKTDPVTDRRDSITCDANHGPQKPERTFEQDIYNQSKLEQSNGQVLIIVNDEDEEGQNLSRTRLPEPKRTNIQDAYDKSKALRLKHCLSNGDVLRELKTGQPVPRTRSARRADGSPEYYRVNPENCSRNCNHNVETEDNTSLNGYHKYEQVSEVYPKPGKKVVDSLVIDKNNQSSLLNILKSPVGRRPRLASPLPKQAEVHPTSRPPPIPETPPKLPNHPPQRRQPPNLKLISPETVAKERSKLLSPPTSPLEDSGCVSPETQRRMTDSALIPNLSPRTHRRNVEEARRTNLSPIMGEYAEPILIKRSLSDESLATLRRPSPIVDSQGYSVPGSHLWESPKFHTMKPKSSAKLVIEQRPHLNTISQPVLRREKPPTKLPTHLEVEESRDKSWNGCAQEVMARTTKEAGLGSLDGKKEGFRQRSKLLTVSC